From the genome of Solanum lycopersicum chromosome 12, SLM_r2.1:
ataggtaaaatatgtgtttacctgctttggcgctcgtttgaacttgaaaatgcgctcGTTTTTCCCGTGGGATGAATTAGATACATTGCCGACGCCTTAACAAACGTCTATAAAAATTTCGGCCATTTTGTTTTGGAAATTCGGATCACGAAAATTTAatgaactatagcacacaaaaatctgCTTTTACCTGCTTTggactcgtttgaacttgaaaatgtcaGTTCTCCCTGCGTGAAGAACTGGATACAATgccaacgtcttaacggacattcatgaaatttttttgccATTTCGTTGCAAAAATTTTGGATCGCAAAAATTTTatggactataacacacgaaaatcgataaaatctgtGTTTACCAGCTTTGggactcgtttgaacttgaaaatgcacatGCTTTCCCCGTGGGACCATTTGGATATATTGTCAATGTCTTTACGACGTCCATGAAATATTTCGACCATTTCATTTTGGAAATTcaaatcacaaaaatttcataaactatatcacatgaaaatcgataaaatctgcGGACATCCAtaaaaatttggacaaaaataatgtcaaaattttggatcaacaaaaaatcatgaaagcttacaaatcacataaaaaattgaaattacatTAGATAAAACTTATGTCATAGACTCAACtcaattacattaaaaaaattaatttacattATTCACGTTGATAACCATCTTCTAAACCAGTTGAGATACGACGAGAACTGTAACTCAATTTGCAATATATGCAAAGATGGGACAAAAAAGGAACACTAGTTATCCCTTAGGAGACAACTCAATCCCAGCCGttaaaataatgatgatgattctaCAGCCCAATAATCCAGCATCTTCTATCAAAACAGTAGCTTTATGCTTCATGTTCACCATTTAAAATTTAGGAGAAGACTAATGTTAAATGATCTTTAgcttatttttttactttctgcAGAACTGAAAACACCCCAACTATGTTATTTATAGAttgtataattgtttttgaataaagaaatacaagtgGAGTTTTCTGGTTGTTGAATTGACTAGGGAAGGGATTCTTGGTGAACCACAAATCAACAAAACCAATGATTCTGTTTATGTTGAGCTTTCATTTTCTTTGAAGTTGATTTTTGTTGTTGAGGTTGTTGTTTTATGTTGTTTGACTTCAATTTAAGCAAccccttttctttctttctcttaaaGTTGTCTCTTTTTTTTGGGAAATTGTAACTGTAATGGACTTTGTTTCTTCATCTGTGTTGCTCAAGAATTGCTTGGAAGTGAAGAATTTGAATTGATCTTGAATGGGTATGGCaaaaagattatattttttgaggTTTAAGAGGAAAAAGTATGGAGTTTTGCTTAGAGTTCTTTTTAGTTTATGGTTCATCCTTGAAGGGATTTGCCCAGTAATGGGTGTCAGGCCTCTCAGAGAAAGATACCGTTCGTGGGGAGATGAGGTTAGTATTGGAGTTACATTTTGTATCTGCACTTCCTTGTGTAATTTGTGCCTTCTAAGGATCAATTATCTGGTATTGGAGTGAAATTGGTCCAACTAGTGGAAAGAGTACAGCCTAACAGCTCAATGGAGTATGTGACAGTAAAGATTGctactttaattttgaattatgtattatttgttgttgctattgttcTGTTCCCCAGTATTGTTACTTTACATACTTATTGTTTGTTATGCTTTACTTGAGCTGAGGGTCTACCGGATACAACCTCTTTGCCTTCACAAGGGAGTAGGGGTAAGGTTGCGTAAGATCATCCTCCCCAAACATAACTTGTGGGATTACAATGGGTTTGTTGTTATTGTATTAAAAACTGAAACTTTACTCATTCAAGTGCTCAAGTGATGAAGTGCAAATTGTGTTAGCTAGCTGGTGAAAGGAATTCCAAGCTATTTGCTTAACCTGTATCTGATAGGTTTAGTGCTTCATACTTTATACATCTTACTAAACACAAGTCAGTTTATCATGCATAAGAGCAATGATGGATTTATATTTTGGACATTGTACAATGAGGAGATATGGCAATGAAATGATATAACTAGCAAGAAATAATATGCTTTTATGTGTCCCCTTTTTTAATAAGGAACTTGCTCTTATGAATATACTTCATTATCGTGAGAAAACACTGAATAAGGTAGGATTTTCTAAGGACTGTTTCATGTTTATGCCTAGAGCCAAGATATCTGTCACTCCAATCAATGCTGGACACCGAAAAGAAAATCAGGGATGACGAAATGGCTGGATAAGTTCAGTTAATGAGATATGAAAATATTACTGGATAATTCAGTAAATGAGGTATGAAATTATTCTAACACCTAGTTAAGACTGGATATCAAAAGTTCACTAGGAAACTGTATTGAATCAAGTTCGACGCTAGCTATATTTGGTTTCTTGGTGATTAAGATCAAGGTTACTATCCTAATTCAGTTATAACTTCTTGGAGCTCATTGCTAGAATTGGATAAGTCATGTTATGTGTTCTCCCTGCTGTTCATGCCTAACCATTAATTATATCCTTATTGTTGTTGCAGTGGCTTCTGGTAAGAAAGGATGAGAATGAATTGGGGCCTTTTTCTGCTTGGAATATAACAGGAACTTACAGAGGTTTGTACAGTTGGATGTTTTAGTGCATTGCTGATATTATAAATGAGCGTGGAAAGAACACTTTCGTGTTGCTctactctatatttttttaaaaaagaagctTTCCTGTTGTTCTTCCTTCACTTGTATGCAACATGGTGATAAAACTTTAAAGTGATTGAGTAGGACTCATCAAACACAACATAACagaaaattcatgatcacttcAATTACTAAACTCAGTTGCTGCTTCGGTCTTGAATCTATCTATACCCTCTCCTCGATATTTGAATTGCAGGGTCTTGGAGGTTCCTAGATTCAACAAATAGCTCTTCCAGGTTTCCTGATTTTAGGAAGTCCAATGGCAACTCGGTCCTTGAATTGATAAGTAATCCAACAAAAATAACTGGTGTACATTATATTCAGGTAATCCTGTCATCATTAAATAAGTGAATTTCTTTATGAAATGCTATGTTAACTCCCTGTTCTCTGCACAAGTACTTGTCTCAAACTTATTAATTGTCTATGTCATGTCCCAATAGAGAACAATGTGCAGAAAGTTAAACTAAACTGCATTTTACTTTTAGTCTTTTGGTGTAATCAGTTATACTCTAATGACACTATCTCTATTATTGATGTGTTAGACTCAATTTAGACGTAGAGAAGTGAAATCAGGAGTACACTTGTATATAAGGTTACAGTAGGAGCCTTGTACTGTTTTGTGATATAatacgaagttaccaagtttaaaaaaaaatgtcatgtgCCCCAATAgggtttttgaattttaaattgatGACTGGGTAGTTTACTTCTCTTTCTATATCGAGAGAGCATCTATCATAAGTCATATCTAGACTTGCAGCATGCCATGCTTGTTTTATTGGACTTTACTTTGCTTTTCTAATAAAGCATGATGTTTCCAAACAGAAGTTGCAAACTTTATGTTTGtagaaaacatattttttgtaAGGTTTTCTATTTTTGGTATACATCTTGTGTAGTGGTGAGtttttccctttattaaaaAGATCTTATTTTTCTACAATATCTTTTGTCAAAAATCAAACTTAACATTTATCCATAATCATATGGTAAATGTGAAAAATTGCATGTTCCTCATGAAGGCGCTAATCAATGATAGCATAGGTCCAGGCATGAATGATATTAGACATTTATGCAATTAGTAAGTTTTAGTTagtttttgtttcatttttaggAAGTTCCTCCAAACCCCCTTCGGCGTAAGATTACACTGTTTATTAGGCATTTCATCTTTCTTAGATGATGATACTTTCGGATGCAGAAATTGTACATTTCTATGGTTTAATCTTTAGTTGATCTCATTTTCCAAACAACAGGGTGCAATAATTTTCCATGATGTGTTTGACAATGAACATGGAGTTGGTGCTGCACAAATAAGGGTAGAAGGTGTATATATATGGCCATTTAGACAACTTCGAATGGTAGCTTACAGGTACTAGTTCTTATTTGGTACCTAAGCTGAAAGGAAATTTGTAACACCGTCGTAGGAAATTTCTAGCTTACAGGTACTGGTTCTTAAGATGCTACGGTCCTTTAATTCTGCCGAATGATTCAAAATGGTATTTATAATATAAGAGAATGGATGTCTAGGATGGGTGTCTTTGCTGAGTTTCAAGCACTCTTTAAGTAATTCATGCCAGAAATTTACATTTGTTACAATAGTTGCTAAAGTCCTTATCTCATGCTTAAGAATTccaatttaaagttttttttttccggGAATTGTCATTCAAATTGCTAAATCTTGTGTTCTTCAGAAAATGGAATTGAAATTTTAGATATTGGTTCCACATCACTTAACATTCCTGCAGATGCTACTGTCATGTGCTTTGTCAACTCATAGTTCTGCTTTTAATTTGCAGTGGCAAAGATGGTGAGTTTGGACAGGAAGACGATTATCTATTATCAAATCCATATCACTTGGTATTAATTACAACAATATGTCATTTGTCCTCAGCATGGATTATTGAGTATAGCTTTTACATGACTCCTGATGATCATCTGTTACAATGAGTTCTGCTGCTGCTTGAATCACTTGACATACTTTAATTTCTTCAGCAGTGTTACATGCTTTATATTTGAAGAGCATAATGCTTGAATACCATTAAGAATTTGACATGCTTTGacttttatatatgatattttggTAATGGTATaacaaatttcaaaactttTCTCTTTTGCTTTCTTAGGGCTCCGTTTGTCTACTGTATGTctctttctttaaattaatttgcCGGGAGTAGCTTTTTATTAACATTTGAAACTTTAGCACATGTTTGGATACTCATAAGTAGAATTCCCTTTCAAAGTGGAGATGATGAGTGGGGATTATGAATGCTATTCATACCTTTTCTGATGGGTTTCCTTTCCCCCTATCCTTTCCTATTCCCTTCCTTTTTTGTTGTTTCAAAAAGGTTTTTGTGTATTCCATTCTTCCAGTGGTAAGAGATTCACATGTTGAAGAAAAATGACCATTATATCTGGATagccttcttttttctttttctccattttaCCTTGTAAGAAAATATATGCTTTTGCAGTCCGGTTTAGCTTCTTCGTAATCAAAATAGCAGAAAATGAGGGCTGCTCTTAATCTTTGTTCTTCCACAGCGGCAGCTAATTACCATCAGATATCTCATATTCTATGGTaatcaaattgaaattattCGGAAATGATAAAAAGGAGGCTCTTTATGAGGAATTTCTTGTGTTCCGTGATGGCTATAATGTTTACTTTAGATGTACATCCCTTTCATGTGACAATAATATGTACATCCCTTTCACGTGACAATAATTCGAGTTTAAGACTTTATCAAGATTTAAGTCATTGAAAAATGACTTGCTTTGTCTTTGTTGACAGCTTGGAGTTTTCTCGTCCCAGATATTCCAGGAGTCTTCTCGAGATAAGATTTGGAAAAAGAAACactgtaataatttatttttttcaacagtTATCCAGTTTAATGTTTTAGCTCCTAAGCTAACTTATGTATCTTTTTGTTTCTGCAGCACCGTTTTACGAGATGGAGAAAAATTGTAATATAGAAATTGCTGCACAAATTGCTCGTGTCTCATCCTCCTCAAATGGTACTTGGCTTTCTTATTTACCTTTCACCTTTGATACGACTCAAGCATCAAGAGGGACTTTCTTCTCTGGTTCATTTGGCTTTCATATATGCTTCCGAATTCATTTATTTCATGAACtctgttttatataatttttactcCAATGATCATCAAGTAAGGATTTTTTAAATAAGGTTAGGTCAATCATTAAGAAAGGATTTTTGTCATTACTCTTTCAGTTCTCGGGTATTTTAGCTTTTGAGGCCTATAAATGTTCTAAAGTCAATTTGACAAGATCACCCTGCATTATATATGCAAAATGCATTATGTTACCTAAAGCTACTTCTTTCATATTCGTTCAGGATCTTCATATGCTTTTCTGCAGCTTAGTGTATCATGATGCAGTTTGCCCTAACAGAGAGAGTGCTGATACCATGTTAAGAAATGGATCTTGAGCCTAACTCAATCCCAAAATCTAGATCAAGAGTGTTATATTAAGAGACCACCCATTCCCTTCACCACAATATGGGACTTCTTCACATTTTCTTTGTTCCATTTTAATGCATATCTTGATTCAGTATTCAACTTATCCATAAGTTTGTGCAAAATATCAGGAACAAGTGATTTATTTTCCTTTCTCAGATGCAGCTCGTGACCATTATCAACTAGAAGGATTGATAGAGAGCCCTTCAGTGGATGCTGACGGGGACTGTTTCTCACCGATGCTTTTGAATGCTACTTCTGTCAATATAGAGGTTTACTACAACAAAGCGGTGAACTACACATTGATGGTCACATTTGTATCCTACAACACTTCTCatttttattcatatcattTTTGTAACAGATATCGCTTTGTCTGGATTCTTTAACTTCCTGATCCACCAGATATCTTTTCTGCAAGTGCTCCTTCTGATTCGACAAATGGAACATAGCAACACCCAATCAGTAGGActacctctctctctctcctcccCCCCGTCTCTTATAAAGACTAGAGTGACATGTGATATCATTTTTCTAGGGAGCTGCGAAAGTTTCAATTCTGATGATTGGACAACAGGCTATCATGGATGCTTATCTTTGTCTTTTGCATCTGACCGCAGGGATACTTGTTGGTAAGTGATAAGTGCTGTTGCCTTAGTAATCCCAGCTAGTACATATTCATTTACTGAGTTCTCTGCAAGTTAATCATACCTTGTGATCAgtttttagtttgattttatatGGAACATTGAGGTAGCATCTAGCATTATACGTTTATACATGAACATTATTAGGATCATGTTAACAACATTCTTCTGCTTTGTCACTTTTAGAAGTAGCACTGTTAGAAGTTTATGTCGACAGttcttcaaaagaattttacaTTCTTAGCATGTACACTATTTTCTGGTAGCAAACTTATGTTGttgaatattgttaatgaagCAAGCCCTACACTGGGTCTCAAGTATtacttttatgtaatttttctgtTCAGATCTATTCATTTCTTGCTCTCGATTAATCAGTGTTTGAAGTAAAAGCTGGTCACGTCTTTCTTGGCGCTGTTCATCCTTCCCTTCCTTTCATTCTTTTGCAGAATCCCTTTTCAATGCTTTTGCAACTGCTGCATTCTTCAAGTTTGTTGTGTTCTCGATCTTTGAGATGAGATATCTACTTGCTATATGGAAGGCAAATAGGCCCATGAATAGCGTAGAGGGTTGGGAAGCAATGAGGCGTGAATTGTCAGTACTTTACAGCCGTTTCTGTAAGTATCTTTTACTTGAGGTGGACTTGTACCGAAAAAGTCAACAGAATCAGCAAGTGAATAGTTGCTTACGACACATGCCTATATTACCAATATGCAGGCTGCTATTGAAAGGGTAGTTAgatgttaaaatcaaataatttatctGAGTTTACTGTTTCCAAGTCTTTCTTTGTTCAATTTTGCTTGTGGACATGCTAATGAATTAATCACTTTATTCTACCTATTTTCCCCAATTTTTGTTTGGGGTATCTAAAGGCTGTTATTCAGTATCtataattatttacttaattgaaaaaaacaaaaactggGCTACACAATTTGGGAACTTTTGATATAACAGAATGATCCTGAGAAGTCTTCAGTGTCTGAACTGTAGAAAAGAAAGCAACAAGGGAAAAATAACAGTGTTCAACATAGAACGAGCTTTGCTCTTAGACAGGCTCCAAAGAAAATGCAATTGGTATCTACTTGGcaaatcatatagaaaatcTAAATTATACTATTTAAGCAGGAGTATTATGCCGTTATGCCATTCTAACATCACTTAACATAGTGGACTAAAGTTCTTCATTTCCACCGGGTCAATTCAATGTCTTTCTCCTTTCAAAGTTGGGCCACTTCTGTTGCATTAGCAATTAGTCATAAATAATCTGCTTACatttaccttttcttttttctgaatCTTTTGCAGATGGGATCCTTTTAGGCGGACTGTTGTTCATGTATGAGTTTCACAAGTTTCTGCGCCCTATTCTTCTACTTTTACACTCATTCTGGTTACCTCAAATTGTAACTAATGTCATTCGTGACTCAAGAAAACCATTGCACCCTCATTACATCTTGGGAATGACTATTACGCGTTTGGCAATTCCATTATATGTCTTTGGCTGTCCTCACAATTTCATGCGTATAGAGCCTGATAAGAATTGGTGCATCTGCTTGGGAGTTTTTATTGTGCTGCAGGCATCAATTCTTCTGTTGCAGCATTACCTTGGATCTCGGTGGTTCATTCCACGTCAGGTTTGATACTGCTTTCAGTTAAAATTCTTGAAAGGATTATTTGTTGAAAGCAGAAAAAAACTGAATAATTAGTGCTTCCATCTGTCTTATGTAAGTAAGCTTTATTGTGGTGTTGCAGATTTTACCTGAGAAGTATAactattatagaaggtttgatCAGGGTGCAAATCACGCCACTGACTGTGTTATTTGCATGACTGCTATTGATCATACTCAACGCTCAAATAATTGCATGgtaactataaaagaaaaatgctCTAGCTTAATTTAGTGTTCCTATTAGAATGCGATTttaactccaaaaaaaaatacacagtTAGTAATTGGCCTAATGATGTTCAGGTGACACCTTGTGATCATTTCTTTCACTCTGGTTGTTTGCAAAGATGGATGGACATAAAGATGGAGTGTCCAA
Proteins encoded in this window:
- the LOC101267382 gene encoding transmembrane E3 ubiquitin-protein ligase FLY2-like isoform X1 — protein: MGMAKRLYFLRFKRKKYGVLLRVLFSLWFILEGICPVMGVRPLRERYRSWGDEWLLVRKDENELGPFSAWNITGTYRGSWRFLDSTNSSSRFPDFRKSNGNSVLELISNPTKITGVHYIQGAIIFHDVFDNEHGVGAAQIRVEGVYIWPFRQLRMVAYSGKDGEFGQEDDYLLSNPYHLLGVFSSQIFQESSRDKIWKKKHSPFYEMEKNCNIEIAAQIARVSSSSNDAARDHYQLEGLIESPSVDADGDCFSPMLLNATSVNIEVYYNKAVNYTLMVTFISFLQVLLLIRQMEHSNTQSGAAKVSILMIGQQAIMDAYLCLLHLTAGILVESLFNAFATAAFFKFVVFSIFEMRYLLAIWKANRPMNSVEGWEAMRRELSVLYSRFYGILLGGLLFMYEFHKFLRPILLLLHSFWLPQIVTNVIRDSRKPLHPHYILGMTITRLAIPLYVFGCPHNFMRIEPDKNWCICLGVFIVLQASILLLQHYLGSRWFIPRQILPEKYNYYRRFDQGANHATDCVICMTAIDHTQRSNNCMVTPCDHFFHSGCLQRWMDIKMECPTCRRPLPPA
- the LOC101267382 gene encoding transmembrane E3 ubiquitin-protein ligase FLY1-like isoform X2 — protein: MKILLDNSVNEWLLVRKDENELGPFSAWNITGTYRGSWRFLDSTNSSSRFPDFRKSNGNSVLELISNPTKITGVHYIQGAIIFHDVFDNEHGVGAAQIRVEGVYIWPFRQLRMVAYSGKDGEFGQEDDYLLSNPYHLLGVFSSQIFQESSRDKIWKKKHSPFYEMEKNCNIEIAAQIARVSSSSNDAARDHYQLEGLIESPSVDADGDCFSPMLLNATSVNIEVYYNKAVNYTLMVTFISFLQVLLLIRQMEHSNTQSGAAKVSILMIGQQAIMDAYLCLLHLTAGILVESLFNAFATAAFFKFVVFSIFEMRYLLAIWKANRPMNSVEGWEAMRRELSVLYSRFYGILLGGLLFMYEFHKFLRPILLLLHSFWLPQIVTNVIRDSRKPLHPHYILGMTITRLAIPLYVFGCPHNFMRIEPDKNWCICLGVFIVLQASILLLQHYLGSRWFIPRQILPEKYNYYRRFDQGANHATDCVICMTAIDHTQRSNNCMVTPCDHFFHSGCLQRWMDIKMECPTCRRPLPPA